From Coffea arabica cultivar ET-39 chromosome 10e, Coffea Arabica ET-39 HiFi, whole genome shotgun sequence, one genomic window encodes:
- the LOC113712317 gene encoding tetratricopeptide repeat protein SKI3 isoform X2 has protein sequence MIPFPGKLSVICWTNKVHQKRWSEAVQKLQHAIRGYPTCADLWEALGLAYQRLGMFTAAIKSYGRAIELEESRIFALIESGNISLMLGSFRKGVEHFRQALLISPENLAAHYGLASSLLGLAKECINSGAFRWGASLLEEASEVIVSIMTLAGNISCIWKLHGDIKLFYAKCFPWVDDGWGLKADQKSFSDSIISWKRICHLAAVSSSRSYQRALHLAPWQSNLYTDIAIASDITFFSKENHEEDLNSWSQAEKMCLGGLLLEGENNEFWVTLGCLSDHNALRQHAFIRGLQLDVSLAVAWAYLGKLYRLEGERKLAQQAFDRARSIDPSLALPWAGMSADADIRNLKPDEAYDCCLQAVQILPLAEFQIGLAKLGLYSGQMPSSEVFRAIRQALQRAPHYPESHNLNGLICEARSLYQSASASFRLARHAVSSFSGKVSKLYHKDISMNLVRSLCKAGSPNEAVEECELLKKEGLLDLEGLQIYALCLWQLGKNDLALLTARTLAANILSMDSRKAAATISFISRLMYYISGQDSVISSILKMPKDLFQSSKVSFIVSAIDALDCSDQLGPIVSHSHRSLMSSEEITSMHSLIALGKLVKYVSDDSLGIQNGVDHLRKALHMYPHSGLIRNLLSYLLLFSEEWKDVHLATRCFIVDSYDHQKEKVLKSSFEILGAGAVACYTKGRCSDEFSFSTSKEQCLFGTGKIQQLQKYLHREPWNDRARYLLILTYVQKARKEGYPQHLCTIIERLICVALSDEFCSRQESSYEYQRFQLLLCAAEVCLQFGNHIGCVRHAKSASELLLPDDSLFFAHILLCRAYAAQDNFVDMRKEYTRCLELKTDYPIGWVCLKIIDCQYKLQTDGTFLAVGFEECSRDVKKSWNMWMAVGDLVHGLVAIQTKDLLAAEKFLAQACSLAGDESCLFLCHGTVCMQLAKQQCDARFLSVAVRSLQKARETSVMLPIVSLLLAQAEASLGSKMKWEKNLRDEWFSWPPGMRPAELYFQMHLLAKQERESSRSSSLIESSQSALRWVLQAIHLNPSCLRYWKVLQTFTG, from the exons ATGATTCCCTTTCCGGGGAAGCTATCTGTGATTTGTTGGACCAACAAG GTCCATCAAAAGAGATGGTCTGAAGCTGTGCAGAAACTTCAGCATGCCATCCGTGGCTATCCCACCTGTGCCGATCTCTGGGAG GCCTTGGGTCTAGCCTACCAGAGACTGGGCATGTTCACTGCTGCAATCAAG TCATATGGAAGAGCTATTGAGTTAGAGGAGTCAAGAATCTTTGCCTTGATTGAAAGCGGAAACATTTCCTTGATGCTAGGTTCTTTTAGAAAG GGAGTTGAGCATTTTAGGCAAGCTTTGTTGATTTCGCCTGAAAATTTAGCTGCGCATTATGGGCTAGCTTCTTCTCTACTTGGTTTGGCTAAGGAATGCATAAATTCAGGTGCATTTAGATGGGGAGCTTCACTATTGGAG GAGGCTTCTGAAGTAATTGTATCGATTATGACATTAGCTGGTAACATATCATGTATCTGGAAGCTGCATGGTGACATTAAG CTATTCTATGCCAAATGTTTTCCCTGGGTGGATGATGGGTGGGGCTTAAAAGCCGACCAAAAAAGTTTCAGCGACTCAATCATTTCCTGGAAAAGAATTTGCCATCTAGCTGCTGTATCTTCATCTCGTTCTTATCAGCGGGCTCTGCACTTGGCACCTTGGCAATCTAATTTGTACACAGACATTGCCATAGCATCAGATATTACTTTCTTTTCAAAAGAGAATCATGAAGAGGACCTGAACTCTTG GTCACAAGCTGAGAAGATGTGCTTAGGGGGCTTATTACTTGAGGGAGAAAATAATGAGTTCTGGGTGACATTAGGATGTTTATCAGATCATAATGCCTTGAGACAACATGCTTTTATTCGTGGGCTGCAGTTGGATGTTTCACTGGCTGTTGCTTGGGCATATCTTGGGAAG CTCTACAGGCTAGAGGGTGAAAGGAAACTGGCCCAGCAAGCATTTGATCGTGCTAGAAGCATAGATCCCTCACTTGCATTACCTTGGGCTGGAATGTCAGCTGATGCTGATATTAG GAATCTCAAACCGGATGAAGCATATGACTGCTGTCTACAAGCCGTGCAGATCTTGCCT CTTGCAGAGTTTCAGATTGGTCTTGCAAAGCTTGGTTTGTATTCTGGTCAAATGCCATCTTCTGAG GTATTTAGAGCCATCAGGCAGGCTTTGCAGCGTGCACCCCATTATCCTGAATCTCACAATTTGAATGGGCTAATATGTGAAGCACGATCTCTTTATCAAAGTGCTAGTGCATCTTTTAGGCTAGCACGCCATGCAGTGAGCTCTTTTTCTGGCAAAGTATCAAAATTGTATCATAAAGATATTTCAATGAACCTTGTGAGGTCTCTTTGTAAG GCAGGGAGTCCCAATGAAGCTGTTGAAGAGTGTGAGTTACTGAAGAAAGAAG GACTGCTTGATCTGGAGGGCTTGCAGATTTATGCTTTATGTCTGTGGCAACTTGGCAAGAATGATCTGGCTTTATTGACAGCTAGGACACTTGCTGCAAATATTTTATCAATGGATAGTAGAAAGGCTGCTGCTACTATAAGTTTCATCAGCAGATTGATGTATTATATTTCTGGACAAGATTCAGTTATTAGCAGCATCTTGAAGATGCCCAAGGACTTGTTTCAGAGTTCAAAAGTTAGTTTCATAGTATCTGCTATTGACGCACTAGATTGTAGCGATCAGCTTGGGCCAATTGTTTCTCACAGTCATAGATCTCTTATGTCAAGTGAAGAGATTACATCAATGCACTCCCTAATAGCGCTTGGTAAACTA GTGAAATATGTGTCAGATGACAGCCTTGGAATTCAGAATGGAGTTGATCACCTGAGAAAAGCTCTTCACATGTATCCACACAGTGGTTTGATAAG gaatctccttagttatCTATTACTATTCAGCGAGGAATGGAAAGATGTTCATCTTGCAACTAGATGTTTTATCGTTGACTCTTATGAccatcaaaaggaaaaggttttAAAATCCAGCTTTGAGATTCTTGGTGCCGGTGCTGTTGCTTGTTATACTAAGGGAAGGTGCAGTGATGAATTCTCATTCTCCACCAGTAAAGAGCAATGCCTTTTTGGAACTGGAAAAATCCAGCAGCTACAGAA GTATTTGCATCGAGAACCTTGGAATGATAGAGCAAGGTACTTGCTTATACTTACTTATGTGCAGAAGGCACGTAAGGAGGGATATCCTCAACATCTTTGCACTATAATTGAACGGCTAATATGTGTGGCTCTTTCTGATGAATTCTGTTCAAGGCAAGAAAGCTCTTATGAATATCAAAGGTTTCAGCTTCTGCTTTGTGCTGCAGAAGTTTGCTTGCAGTTTGGCAATCATATTGGCTGTGTGAGACACGCTAAGAGTGCTTCAGAGCTTTTGCTTCCTGATGACTCTCTCTTTTTTGCGCACATTTTACTTTGTCGTGCCTATGCTGCACAAGATAATTTTGTTGACATGCGCAAAGAGTATACAAGATGTTTAGAACTCAAAACTGATTACCCAATTGGGTGGGTTTGTCTTAAGATAATTGACTGTCAGTATAAGCTACAGACTGATGGCACCTTTTTAGCAGTAGGCTTCGAGGAGTGCTCCAGAGATGTCAAGAAATCCTGGAATATGTGGATGGCTGTTGGTGATTTGGTCCATGGTCTTGTTGCTATTCAAACAAAAGATCTCCTAGCTGCAGAAAAGTTCCTAGCACAAGCCTGTTCATTAGCCGGTGATGAGAGCTGCCTTTTTCTCTGTCATG GTACTGTCTGCATGCAGCTAGCCAAACAGCAGTGTGATGCTCGATTCTTGTCTGTGGCTGTTAGAAGTCTTCAGAAAGCCAGAGAAACTTCTGTTATGTTACCTATTGTCTCACTACTGTTGGCACAAGCAGAAGCAAGCCTTGGCTCTAAAATGAAGTGGGAGAAAAACCTTCGCGATGAATGGTTTTCTTGGCCACCAG GGATGAGGCCTGCAGAACTCTATTTTCAAATGCATTTGCTAGCTAAGCAGGAAAGAGAGAGTTCAAGATCTTCTTCTCTTATAGAGTCTTCTCAGAGTGCTCTAAGATGGGTTCTTCAAGCAATCCATTTGAACCCTTCTTGTTTGAGATATTGGAAGGTTTTGCAGACCTTTACAGGGTAA
- the LOC113712317 gene encoding tetratricopeptide repeat protein SKI3 isoform X1 yields the protein MDGGKDCEAVARRRHLEELLNSEPDDSSLHFKLGILLWEEGEESKAAEHFVTCAKLNPQEAAAFRYLGDYYSRLDYDQSQNQRALKCYQRALLLDPDDSLSGEAICDLLDQQGKISLQFAICTQASDKSPRAFWAFRRLGFLQVHQKRWSEAVQKLQHAIRGYPTCADLWEALGLAYQRLGMFTAAIKSYGRAIELEESRIFALIESGNISLMLGSFRKGVEHFRQALLISPENLAAHYGLASSLLGLAKECINSGAFRWGASLLEEASEVIVSIMTLAGNISCIWKLHGDIKLFYAKCFPWVDDGWGLKADQKSFSDSIISWKRICHLAAVSSSRSYQRALHLAPWQSNLYTDIAIASDITFFSKENHEEDLNSWSQAEKMCLGGLLLEGENNEFWVTLGCLSDHNALRQHAFIRGLQLDVSLAVAWAYLGKLYRLEGERKLAQQAFDRARSIDPSLALPWAGMSADADIRNLKPDEAYDCCLQAVQILPLAEFQIGLAKLGLYSGQMPSSEVFRAIRQALQRAPHYPESHNLNGLICEARSLYQSASASFRLARHAVSSFSGKVSKLYHKDISMNLVRSLCKAGSPNEAVEECELLKKEGLLDLEGLQIYALCLWQLGKNDLALLTARTLAANILSMDSRKAAATISFISRLMYYISGQDSVISSILKMPKDLFQSSKVSFIVSAIDALDCSDQLGPIVSHSHRSLMSSEEITSMHSLIALGKLVKYVSDDSLGIQNGVDHLRKALHMYPHSGLIRNLLSYLLLFSEEWKDVHLATRCFIVDSYDHQKEKVLKSSFEILGAGAVACYTKGRCSDEFSFSTSKEQCLFGTGKIQQLQKYLHREPWNDRARYLLILTYVQKARKEGYPQHLCTIIERLICVALSDEFCSRQESSYEYQRFQLLLCAAEVCLQFGNHIGCVRHAKSASELLLPDDSLFFAHILLCRAYAAQDNFVDMRKEYTRCLELKTDYPIGWVCLKIIDCQYKLQTDGTFLAVGFEECSRDVKKSWNMWMAVGDLVHGLVAIQTKDLLAAEKFLAQACSLAGDESCLFLCHGTVCMQLAKQQCDARFLSVAVRSLQKARETSVMLPIVSLLLAQAEASLGSKMKWEKNLRDEWFSWPPGMRPAELYFQMHLLAKQERESSRSSSLIESSQSALRWVLQAIHLNPSCLRYWKVLQTFTG from the exons ATG GATGGGGGGAAAGATTGCGAAGCTGTTGCAAGGAGAAGACACTTGGAAGAGTTGTTAAACTCCGAACCAGATGATTCATCCCTCCATTTTAAACTC GGAATATTACTGTGGGAAGAGGGAGAAGAGTCAAAAGCAGCAGAGCATTTTGTAACTTGCGCAAAGCTCAACCCCCAGGAAGCTGCTGCTTTCAGGTATTTGGGTGATTATTACTCGCGATTGGACTACGACCAGAGCCAGAACCAGAGGGCTCTCAAGTGCTACCAACGAGCCCTCCTCCTCGATCCTGATGATTCCCTTTCCGGGGAAGCTATCTGTGATTTGTTGGACCAACAAGGTAAAATCTCCTTGCAGTTTGCCATCTGCACTCAAGCTTCCGATAAGTCCCCGAGAGCCTTTTGGGCTTTTCGAAGATTGGGATTTCTTCAG GTCCATCAAAAGAGATGGTCTGAAGCTGTGCAGAAACTTCAGCATGCCATCCGTGGCTATCCCACCTGTGCCGATCTCTGGGAG GCCTTGGGTCTAGCCTACCAGAGACTGGGCATGTTCACTGCTGCAATCAAG TCATATGGAAGAGCTATTGAGTTAGAGGAGTCAAGAATCTTTGCCTTGATTGAAAGCGGAAACATTTCCTTGATGCTAGGTTCTTTTAGAAAG GGAGTTGAGCATTTTAGGCAAGCTTTGTTGATTTCGCCTGAAAATTTAGCTGCGCATTATGGGCTAGCTTCTTCTCTACTTGGTTTGGCTAAGGAATGCATAAATTCAGGTGCATTTAGATGGGGAGCTTCACTATTGGAG GAGGCTTCTGAAGTAATTGTATCGATTATGACATTAGCTGGTAACATATCATGTATCTGGAAGCTGCATGGTGACATTAAG CTATTCTATGCCAAATGTTTTCCCTGGGTGGATGATGGGTGGGGCTTAAAAGCCGACCAAAAAAGTTTCAGCGACTCAATCATTTCCTGGAAAAGAATTTGCCATCTAGCTGCTGTATCTTCATCTCGTTCTTATCAGCGGGCTCTGCACTTGGCACCTTGGCAATCTAATTTGTACACAGACATTGCCATAGCATCAGATATTACTTTCTTTTCAAAAGAGAATCATGAAGAGGACCTGAACTCTTG GTCACAAGCTGAGAAGATGTGCTTAGGGGGCTTATTACTTGAGGGAGAAAATAATGAGTTCTGGGTGACATTAGGATGTTTATCAGATCATAATGCCTTGAGACAACATGCTTTTATTCGTGGGCTGCAGTTGGATGTTTCACTGGCTGTTGCTTGGGCATATCTTGGGAAG CTCTACAGGCTAGAGGGTGAAAGGAAACTGGCCCAGCAAGCATTTGATCGTGCTAGAAGCATAGATCCCTCACTTGCATTACCTTGGGCTGGAATGTCAGCTGATGCTGATATTAG GAATCTCAAACCGGATGAAGCATATGACTGCTGTCTACAAGCCGTGCAGATCTTGCCT CTTGCAGAGTTTCAGATTGGTCTTGCAAAGCTTGGTTTGTATTCTGGTCAAATGCCATCTTCTGAG GTATTTAGAGCCATCAGGCAGGCTTTGCAGCGTGCACCCCATTATCCTGAATCTCACAATTTGAATGGGCTAATATGTGAAGCACGATCTCTTTATCAAAGTGCTAGTGCATCTTTTAGGCTAGCACGCCATGCAGTGAGCTCTTTTTCTGGCAAAGTATCAAAATTGTATCATAAAGATATTTCAATGAACCTTGTGAGGTCTCTTTGTAAG GCAGGGAGTCCCAATGAAGCTGTTGAAGAGTGTGAGTTACTGAAGAAAGAAG GACTGCTTGATCTGGAGGGCTTGCAGATTTATGCTTTATGTCTGTGGCAACTTGGCAAGAATGATCTGGCTTTATTGACAGCTAGGACACTTGCTGCAAATATTTTATCAATGGATAGTAGAAAGGCTGCTGCTACTATAAGTTTCATCAGCAGATTGATGTATTATATTTCTGGACAAGATTCAGTTATTAGCAGCATCTTGAAGATGCCCAAGGACTTGTTTCAGAGTTCAAAAGTTAGTTTCATAGTATCTGCTATTGACGCACTAGATTGTAGCGATCAGCTTGGGCCAATTGTTTCTCACAGTCATAGATCTCTTATGTCAAGTGAAGAGATTACATCAATGCACTCCCTAATAGCGCTTGGTAAACTA GTGAAATATGTGTCAGATGACAGCCTTGGAATTCAGAATGGAGTTGATCACCTGAGAAAAGCTCTTCACATGTATCCACACAGTGGTTTGATAAG gaatctccttagttatCTATTACTATTCAGCGAGGAATGGAAAGATGTTCATCTTGCAACTAGATGTTTTATCGTTGACTCTTATGAccatcaaaaggaaaaggttttAAAATCCAGCTTTGAGATTCTTGGTGCCGGTGCTGTTGCTTGTTATACTAAGGGAAGGTGCAGTGATGAATTCTCATTCTCCACCAGTAAAGAGCAATGCCTTTTTGGAACTGGAAAAATCCAGCAGCTACAGAA GTATTTGCATCGAGAACCTTGGAATGATAGAGCAAGGTACTTGCTTATACTTACTTATGTGCAGAAGGCACGTAAGGAGGGATATCCTCAACATCTTTGCACTATAATTGAACGGCTAATATGTGTGGCTCTTTCTGATGAATTCTGTTCAAGGCAAGAAAGCTCTTATGAATATCAAAGGTTTCAGCTTCTGCTTTGTGCTGCAGAAGTTTGCTTGCAGTTTGGCAATCATATTGGCTGTGTGAGACACGCTAAGAGTGCTTCAGAGCTTTTGCTTCCTGATGACTCTCTCTTTTTTGCGCACATTTTACTTTGTCGTGCCTATGCTGCACAAGATAATTTTGTTGACATGCGCAAAGAGTATACAAGATGTTTAGAACTCAAAACTGATTACCCAATTGGGTGGGTTTGTCTTAAGATAATTGACTGTCAGTATAAGCTACAGACTGATGGCACCTTTTTAGCAGTAGGCTTCGAGGAGTGCTCCAGAGATGTCAAGAAATCCTGGAATATGTGGATGGCTGTTGGTGATTTGGTCCATGGTCTTGTTGCTATTCAAACAAAAGATCTCCTAGCTGCAGAAAAGTTCCTAGCACAAGCCTGTTCATTAGCCGGTGATGAGAGCTGCCTTTTTCTCTGTCATG GTACTGTCTGCATGCAGCTAGCCAAACAGCAGTGTGATGCTCGATTCTTGTCTGTGGCTGTTAGAAGTCTTCAGAAAGCCAGAGAAACTTCTGTTATGTTACCTATTGTCTCACTACTGTTGGCACAAGCAGAAGCAAGCCTTGGCTCTAAAATGAAGTGGGAGAAAAACCTTCGCGATGAATGGTTTTCTTGGCCACCAG GGATGAGGCCTGCAGAACTCTATTTTCAAATGCATTTGCTAGCTAAGCAGGAAAGAGAGAGTTCAAGATCTTCTTCTCTTATAGAGTCTTCTCAGAGTGCTCTAAGATGGGTTCTTCAAGCAATCCATTTGAACCCTTCTTGTTTGAGATATTGGAAGGTTTTGCAGACCTTTACAGGGTAA